In bacterium, a single window of DNA contains:
- the vsr gene encoding DNA mismatch endonuclease Vsr, giving the protein MDTVDRRTRSRIMASVGQRDTGPEMRLRRALHRLGLRYRLHDRKLPGSPDLVFPRFRSVVFVHGCFWHVHEGCKFATEPASRKDFWREKFEANQKRDRKNYDSLLASEWRVLVVWECAFKGKKDGELEKLGAHVRSWLLSKERFGELSYSDMVSVRDLEMSGDVEGGKPVKEKRDER; this is encoded by the coding sequence ATGGATACGGTGGACAGGCGAACGAGATCACGAATCATGGCCAGTGTCGGGCAGCGCGACACGGGTCCCGAGATGCGTCTTCGCCGAGCTCTCCATCGACTGGGGCTACGATATCGACTACATGACCGAAAGTTGCCCGGATCGCCAGACCTCGTCTTTCCTCGGTTCAGGTCAGTTGTGTTTGTGCACGGGTGTTTCTGGCATGTCCACGAGGGGTGCAAATTCGCTACCGAGCCAGCATCGAGAAAGGACTTCTGGCGCGAGAAATTCGAGGCGAATCAGAAGCGTGACAGAAAGAACTACGATTCCCTCCTGGCCAGCGAATGGAGAGTTTTGGTCGTTTGGGAATGTGCGTTCAAAGGCAAGAAAGATGGGGAACTCGAGAAATTGGGTGCACACGTGCGGTCATGGCTATTGTCCAAAGAGAGATTCGGAGAGCTTAGTTATTCGGATATGGTGTCGGTTCGTGACCTGGAGATGAGCGGCGACGTCGAAGGCGGCAAACCTGTAAAGGAAAAACGCGATGAGCGATAA
- a CDS encoding phospholipase, with protein MNELWQIVAELGLELHPDRVAAIASKIESLGSVEQFALVKPVFGPNADKSIIGRLDAAWREAKQVRPGELAAALRGASATAALHERHGSVEMVWTGPSTGMVPVRHTEQVLCEVIESARNRLFVVSFVAYEVSSIIKALQDAAGRQVQVDILMESSTDRGGKVTVDSFRTMKTAVPSVNLYVWYVGNGKKGVADPTGSVHAKCAVSDGKLAFITSANLSTAAMERNMELGVLVRGGHLPDELHRHLEALVATETVERI; from the coding sequence ATGAATGAACTATGGCAGATCGTCGCGGAGCTCGGCTTGGAACTGCACCCCGATCGTGTGGCGGCAATCGCTTCGAAAATCGAGTCGTTGGGATCGGTTGAACAGTTCGCACTGGTCAAGCCGGTCTTCGGTCCCAATGCGGACAAGTCCATAATCGGCCGGTTGGACGCCGCCTGGCGTGAAGCCAAGCAGGTGCGTCCAGGCGAGTTGGCCGCGGCCTTGCGCGGGGCATCGGCCACCGCGGCGCTCCATGAGCGGCATGGTTCCGTGGAAATGGTGTGGACAGGGCCTTCGACGGGAATGGTACCCGTCCGACACACGGAACAGGTGCTCTGCGAGGTTATCGAGTCCGCACGCAACCGGCTGTTTGTCGTGAGCTTCGTCGCATACGAGGTGTCATCGATAATCAAGGCATTGCAGGATGCGGCAGGCCGTCAGGTCCAGGTGGACATCCTTATGGAATCCTCGACCGACCGTGGCGGAAAGGTAACGGTCGATTCCTTCAGGACGATGAAGACCGCCGTTCCCTCCGTGAATCTTTACGTTTGGTATGTCGGAAACGGGAAAAAAGGCGTCGCCGACCCCACGGGGTCCGTACATGCGAAGTGCGCGGTTTCGGACGGAAAGCTGGCCTTCATCACCAGCGCGAACCTGAGTACGGCGGCCATGGAAAGAAACATGGAACTGGGAGTGCTCGTGCGGGGTGGACACCTGCCGGACGAACTCCATAGGCACCTCGAAGCCCTCGTGGCGACTGAAACTGTGGAACGGATTTGA
- a CDS encoding DUF1998 domain-containing protein translates to MSTYLVGQVRPSQLLWTYGPGALVDLPNLSVVTMGLDRWDVDRCPPVEEARLLAAVRRVLGPQVERLRVPPFVREEGASPMSAEGKIGVPVRPFPRWLRCVKCGLLAEYDSGLFDIKPYPYRPEQTHFVHSNCEKGKNADAVPARFLLACRNGHLDDFPWHWFVHAGPSECRGTLRFFERGASIQTENLWVKCDACDAARSLVHAFGREAQQNLPACRGRHPHLDTFDASCQESPRAVLLGATNSWFPVSLSVLAIPLERNQLSQLVLDGWEYFADVESADELKVVIKTLVKSGSLPGIERFDIGDVWRCVQERREGKCDDTFVTEGDLKIPEWEVLTAPTPPTDWPQFMSRPEPPPAAYTGRIAGVLLLERLREVNALIGYTRVEAPEETTDPDERPPMAALSRARPDWIPACEVHGEGIFIRFDEEAVRSWEDITSVKRRNERLEAGHRGWRNARGQDPEEGYPGIRYAMIHTFAHLLIRELALECGYNAASIRERIYASSDPDSPMAGVIIYTAAADSDGTLGGLVELGKSENLGRLIGQALERATICSSDPLCSEHDPSVDRSLHVASCHACTFVAETSCERGNRYLDRALLVNTFECRDAAFFQGRGGGNE, encoded by the coding sequence ATGAGTACCTATCTCGTGGGGCAAGTCCGCCCGAGTCAGTTGCTCTGGACATACGGTCCCGGAGCGCTGGTCGATCTTCCGAACCTGTCCGTCGTGACCATGGGCCTCGATCGCTGGGACGTCGATCGATGTCCGCCGGTGGAGGAGGCCAGGTTGCTCGCGGCCGTTCGCCGGGTGCTCGGCCCACAGGTCGAGCGTCTGCGTGTTCCCCCTTTCGTCCGTGAGGAAGGGGCAAGCCCCATGTCGGCGGAGGGTAAGATCGGGGTGCCGGTCAGGCCGTTTCCGCGATGGTTGCGCTGCGTGAAATGCGGGTTGCTGGCGGAATACGACTCCGGCCTTTTCGACATCAAGCCGTATCCTTACAGGCCGGAACAGACTCATTTCGTGCATTCGAACTGCGAAAAGGGGAAAAACGCGGATGCGGTGCCGGCCCGCTTTCTGCTGGCATGCAGGAACGGACATCTCGACGATTTTCCATGGCACTGGTTCGTTCACGCCGGACCCTCCGAGTGTAGAGGCACGCTGCGTTTCTTCGAGCGAGGGGCGTCAATCCAGACGGAGAACCTCTGGGTGAAATGCGATGCGTGCGACGCTGCCCGATCCCTCGTTCACGCGTTCGGCCGGGAAGCCCAACAGAATCTTCCGGCCTGCAGGGGAAGGCACCCGCATCTCGACACTTTCGATGCATCGTGCCAGGAATCTCCACGGGCGGTATTGCTTGGGGCCACAAACAGTTGGTTTCCCGTCTCTCTTTCGGTATTGGCTATCCCCCTTGAACGGAATCAATTGAGCCAGCTCGTCCTCGACGGTTGGGAATATTTTGCGGACGTGGAGTCCGCAGACGAATTGAAAGTGGTGATCAAGACTCTGGTGAAGAGCGGGAGCCTGCCGGGAATCGAACGCTTCGACATCGGAGACGTCTGGCGCTGCGTTCAGGAGCGGCGGGAAGGCAAGTGCGACGATACCTTCGTCACGGAGGGGGATCTCAAGATTCCCGAATGGGAAGTGCTGACGGCACCCACTCCTCCGACCGATTGGCCGCAATTCATGAGTCGACCGGAGCCCCCCCCCGCCGCGTACACGGGGAGAATCGCAGGCGTTCTGCTCTTGGAAAGATTGAGAGAAGTGAACGCATTGATCGGTTACACCCGAGTCGAGGCTCCGGAAGAGACCACCGATCCGGACGAGCGGCCTCCGATGGCGGCGTTGTCGCGTGCACGTCCCGATTGGATTCCCGCTTGCGAGGTGCATGGTGAGGGAATCTTCATTCGATTCGACGAGGAGGCCGTTCGAAGCTGGGAAGACATTACTTCGGTCAAGCGTCGCAACGAAAGACTGGAAGCGGGACACAGAGGGTGGAGAAACGCTCGTGGACAGGACCCCGAAGAGGGCTACCCCGGTATCCGCTACGCCATGATCCACACGTTCGCCCATCTCCTGATTCGGGAGTTGGCACTGGAGTGTGGATACAACGCGGCCAGCATCAGAGAGCGCATCTATGCGAGTTCGGACCCCGATTCACCCATGGCCGGAGTCATCATCTACACGGCTGCCGCCGATTCCGATGGAACCCTCGGTGGGTTGGTGGAACTGGGAAAGTCGGAGAACCTGGGGCGCCTCATCGGCCAGGCTCTCGAACGCGCGACCATCTGTTCTTCCGATCCGCTTTGTTCCGAGCACGATCCCAGCGTCGATCGTTCCTTGCACGTGGCTTCCTGTCACGCCTGCACGTTCGTTGCAGAGACCTCGTGTGAACGGGGCAATCGTTATCTGGACAGGGCATTGCTCGTGAACACGTTCGAGTGCCGCGATGCCGCTTTCTTTCAAGGGCGAGGCGGTGGCAATGAATGA
- a CDS encoding helicase codes for MGPDARSDGFKITVDHVSSDLRSVREGDALLIVEEEFGSFRVASFARVYRVRCGLDETTLLLDGLLPVEPPRPLSDFGIQPPTVAVSRLEWPSFESALKTACGIDFPALPVFEGKTAEERNYIRDLLQWAVEDDLLGPADGPVEEIVGMSVRDRYLVGKLAPPDTRVPDDQVEDLPDAATADPEGDDREADASTSNSLVPSSFGFTFCVDGSTKAVEVRASWGRYERTESERTTEDGKPFRCWKRIPSGGTATVSFDRRVVAPIVMDSACPDVVVQGTIGDPLPNGDRLVTLFLVNGQTKPDENQDRAWVFQPELIVRDPEGQSIFRKRPLLSGIGSDEERESLEMIYRRRVEFAVGHGVSVHATPSADDPERAVEVRTRVLPRYEVSVTEAPGTAPDDRPVMKRLVSDGSLDMLRLAEMERADLVAVLDALAGDYAAWIVERRARIGIDARGYESPATAALDRCESILERLREGIEVLKSDDAALEAFRFANRAMASQRVHSVHSLRVRRGETVDLASVDVPENRSWRPFQLAFILLSVPALANPAHRDRTEPVEAFADLLWFPTGGGKTEAYLGVAAFTMAIRRLQGNLGGLDGGRGLAVIMRYTLRLLTIQQFQRATTLMCAMEVLRRADTAKWGATPFTIGLWVGQRVTPNTTQESHEAIERERDGKYGTGSTPAQLTFCPWCGSEIVPGRDVKVVRDIGRTFIFCGDKYGTCEFGRVKSPSLGLPVLVVDDELYRHPPSMLIATVDKFAMMAWRGQVRTLFGRAETECPRHGLLWPGADCSGTHRKKGALPATTPRPTMPIRPPDLIIQDEFHLISGPLGTMVGLYETAVDELCSWTFDGKKVRPKIVASTATVRKADEQVNNVFLRRVAVFPPHGIDVEDNFFSVQRSIDRNPGRRYMGICSPGSSRPAVLIRVYVALLTAAQSLFERFGQAADPYMTLVGYFNSLRELGGMRRLAEDDVQTRSYRVQMSDVSRPGLSQRSIRNVDELTSRVSNKEIPRKLDQLEVKFKAVWAKGETRAIDIVLATNMLSVGVDVNRLGLMVVNGQPKNTAEYIQATSRVGRVFPGLVCTVLTWSRPRDLSHYETFEHYHATFYKHVEAQSVTPFAPRALDRGLTGTMVSVMRLVNDHLNPNLGAQTLDNSGRPEASTVRTVVSDRAWKVKDKAARLRADTMVADRIDRWVKEAIKAGRRLGYETERGQGDVAALLKKPGATAWDEFTVPFSMREVEPGVRLVMDVARLSDPLQWRARARDAESDGGEA; via the coding sequence ATGGGTCCGGATGCTCGTTCGGATGGATTCAAGATCACGGTGGATCATGTTTCCTCCGACCTGCGCAGCGTCCGGGAAGGCGACGCTCTTCTGATAGTCGAAGAGGAATTCGGATCGTTCAGGGTCGCATCCTTCGCACGCGTCTACCGCGTGCGGTGCGGCCTAGATGAAACCACGCTGCTTCTCGACGGGCTGCTTCCGGTCGAACCTCCCCGACCTCTGAGCGATTTCGGTATCCAGCCGCCGACCGTGGCGGTTTCCCGCCTGGAATGGCCATCCTTCGAGTCGGCCCTGAAGACGGCCTGTGGTATCGACTTCCCGGCGCTTCCCGTTTTCGAAGGGAAAACGGCGGAGGAACGGAATTATATCAGGGATCTCCTGCAATGGGCGGTCGAAGACGACTTGCTCGGGCCCGCCGACGGACCTGTCGAGGAGATCGTGGGGATGAGCGTGCGGGACCGGTACCTGGTCGGAAAGCTCGCTCCGCCGGACACCCGAGTGCCGGACGACCAGGTGGAAGATCTGCCGGACGCGGCGACCGCCGACCCGGAAGGCGACGACCGAGAGGCCGACGCATCGACCAGCAACTCGTTGGTGCCCTCGTCTTTCGGTTTCACGTTTTGCGTCGACGGATCGACGAAGGCCGTCGAGGTTCGAGCGAGTTGGGGAAGGTACGAACGCACCGAAAGCGAGCGGACGACCGAAGACGGAAAGCCTTTCCGCTGCTGGAAACGGATACCGTCGGGCGGTACCGCGACCGTTTCGTTCGACCGCAGGGTCGTCGCCCCCATCGTCATGGACAGCGCCTGCCCCGACGTGGTCGTCCAGGGAACCATCGGCGATCCGCTGCCGAACGGCGACCGGCTGGTGACCCTCTTCTTGGTGAACGGTCAGACCAAGCCCGACGAAAATCAAGATCGGGCGTGGGTTTTTCAACCCGAACTGATCGTCAGGGACCCGGAAGGACAATCCATCTTCAGAAAGAGACCTTTGCTGTCTGGCATCGGATCGGACGAAGAACGCGAATCGCTTGAGATGATCTACCGGCGGCGGGTCGAGTTCGCCGTCGGACACGGAGTTTCCGTCCACGCCACACCGTCGGCCGACGATCCGGAACGCGCAGTCGAGGTCAGGACCCGCGTTTTGCCCCGGTACGAGGTCTCGGTCACCGAGGCACCCGGAACCGCTCCGGACGACAGACCCGTCATGAAACGACTGGTGTCCGACGGCTCTCTCGACATGCTGCGTCTCGCGGAAATGGAACGTGCCGATCTCGTCGCCGTCCTCGATGCGTTGGCGGGCGACTACGCCGCTTGGATTGTCGAGCGGCGTGCGAGAATAGGTATCGACGCGAGGGGTTACGAATCTCCGGCGACGGCCGCCCTCGACAGATGCGAATCCATTCTCGAAAGACTTCGAGAGGGGATCGAGGTTCTGAAATCCGACGACGCGGCGCTCGAAGCGTTCCGCTTCGCAAACAGAGCGATGGCGTCGCAACGTGTCCACAGCGTCCATTCGCTCAGGGTGCGGCGGGGGGAAACCGTCGATCTCGCGAGCGTCGACGTTCCCGAGAACCGCTCGTGGAGACCGTTTCAGTTGGCTTTCATCCTGCTGTCCGTTCCCGCTCTGGCGAATCCCGCGCACCGCGACCGGACGGAACCGGTGGAAGCCTTTGCCGATCTTTTGTGGTTCCCGACCGGCGGCGGGAAGACGGAGGCCTACCTCGGCGTGGCCGCTTTCACCATGGCCATACGCAGATTGCAGGGAAACCTCGGCGGACTCGACGGAGGCCGGGGATTGGCGGTGATCATGCGCTACACTCTGCGATTGCTCACCATCCAGCAGTTCCAAAGGGCCACCACTTTGATGTGCGCCATGGAGGTGCTGCGACGTGCGGACACCGCCAAGTGGGGTGCCACGCCTTTCACGATCGGGCTATGGGTGGGACAGCGCGTGACACCCAACACTACCCAGGAAAGCCACGAAGCCATCGAGCGGGAAAGGGACGGAAAGTACGGAACCGGTTCCACACCAGCGCAACTCACCTTCTGTCCTTGGTGCGGCTCCGAGATCGTACCTGGACGAGACGTCAAAGTGGTCCGTGACATCGGCCGGACCTTCATCTTCTGCGGCGACAAATACGGAACCTGCGAATTCGGGAGGGTCAAGTCACCGAGCCTCGGACTACCGGTACTCGTGGTGGACGACGAGCTATACCGCCACCCACCTTCCATGCTGATCGCCACGGTCGACAAGTTCGCCATGATGGCTTGGCGAGGGCAGGTGCGAACGCTGTTCGGTAGAGCCGAGACGGAATGTCCGCGTCACGGGCTTCTTTGGCCCGGAGCCGATTGCAGCGGCACTCATCGGAAAAAGGGGGCTCTCCCGGCGACCACACCACGACCGACGATGCCGATCCGTCCGCCGGATTTGATCATCCAGGACGAGTTCCACCTCATCAGCGGTCCGTTGGGCACCATGGTCGGTCTTTACGAAACGGCCGTGGACGAACTCTGCTCGTGGACGTTCGACGGCAAGAAGGTCCGGCCGAAAATCGTCGCTTCGACCGCGACCGTCCGGAAGGCCGACGAACAGGTCAACAACGTCTTCCTCCGCCGCGTGGCGGTCTTTCCTCCTCATGGTATCGACGTGGAGGACAATTTCTTTTCCGTCCAGCGATCGATAGACAGGAACCCCGGACGCCGGTATATGGGCATCTGTTCGCCCGGTAGCTCGCGTCCCGCCGTCCTCATCCGGGTATACGTGGCTTTGCTCACGGCCGCTCAATCCCTGTTCGAGCGATTCGGGCAGGCGGCCGATCCGTACATGACCTTGGTGGGCTATTTCAATTCGCTACGCGAACTGGGCGGAATGCGTCGGCTCGCGGAGGACGACGTCCAGACCCGTTCCTATCGTGTCCAGATGAGCGACGTCTCGCGACCGGGACTCAGCCAGCGCTCCATTCGAAACGTCGACGAACTCACCTCTCGCGTTTCGAACAAGGAGATACCGAGAAAGCTCGACCAACTGGAGGTCAAGTTCAAGGCGGTCTGGGCCAAAGGCGAAACTCGCGCCATCGACATCGTCCTCGCCACGAACATGCTATCCGTCGGGGTGGACGTAAACCGACTCGGGCTGATGGTCGTCAACGGGCAACCCAAAAACACGGCGGAATACATCCAGGCCACCAGCCGTGTCGGCCGTGTCTTTCCGGGTCTGGTCTGCACGGTACTGACTTGGTCACGTCCGCGTGACCTGTCGCACTACGAGACCTTCGAACACTACCACGCGACTTTCTACAAACACGTGGAGGCGCAATCCGTCACGCCTTTCGCACCCCGGGCGTTGGACAGGGGTTTGACGGGCACGATGGTGAGCGTCATGCGTCTCGTGAACGACCACTTGAATCCGAATCTCGGTGCCCAGACGCTGGACAACTCGGGGAGACCGGAGGCCTCCACCGTGAGAACCGTGGTTTCCGATCGTGCCTGGAAAGTGAAGGACAAGGCGGCACGGTTGCGTGCCGACACGATGGTGGCGGATCGCATCGATCGATGGGTGAAAGAAGCGATCAAGGCGGGACGAAGACTGGGCTACGAGACCGAGCGCGGTCAGGGGGACGTCGCCGCACTCCTGAAAAAACCCGGTGCGACGGCCTGGGACGAATTCACCGTGCCGTTTTCGATGAGGGAGGTCGAACCCGGTGTCCGGCTCGTCATGGACGTGGCCAGACTCTCCGACCCTCTACAGTGGCGCGCCAGGGCGAGAGACGCGGAAAGCGACGGAGGTGAGGCATGA
- a CDS encoding DEAD/DEAH box helicase has product MPEISRSDTNKYVWSRSVPDPGQLVEIRRRQWVVGDVEASAFSSTGNGKQHLVTLAALDEDSLGESLQVLWELEPGARVLERAGLPKITGWDETEKLEAFLDAVRWGAATNADRSFLQSPFRSGITIEDYQLDPLVRAIDMARVNLLIADDVGLGKTIEAGLVIQELLVRHRARSVMIVCPATLQVKWRMEMQEKFGLEFRIVDSDYVKTLRRERGIHANPWTSFPRLISSMDWIKAGEGLRLLKDILPPHVTYPRKFDILVVDEAHNVAPAAATRYALESQRTRLIRTLAPHFSHRLFLSATPHNGYQESFTSLLELLDDQRFARTVMPDERQLHRVMVRRMKSDIVDADGEPIFPVRRLQCLEIAYSDEERDIHRLLREFTTTRAHSVKGTRYEFGTDFVHMLLKKRLFSSPMAFAITLAKHRETLLRGRPRTATALDDRILRKAIVRSEEEYSDEAKAEEAQLEAVEVASEMAVALGETERAMLDRLTEWAEKHKNRVDAKAKAILHWLDTYLKPDGHWNEKRVILFTEYRATHVWLHQILTANGFGGDRLAILHGSMRPDEREAVKAAFQANPDVAPVRILLATDAASEGIDLQNHCNYLIHIEIPWNPNVMEQRNGRIDRHGQRQKEVFIWHPVSQGFDPREISRHRKVGEIEGDHEYLMRAVLKVDTIREDLGSVGPVIAKQIEEAMLGRRTGLDTGAAEAKAAKARRFVAAERKLQERIARLHEKLVEAKRDFHLDPENLHRAVEIALELAEKPPLKPVSLPGVPDGKAFEVPVLPGSWGRATVGLEHPHTGVRRPITFDHEVAKGRDDVVLVHLEHKLVQMSLRLLREEIWKLDDVKSLHRVTVRAVPDEELDRPTVAIWSRLVITGGGHHRLHEELTLSGGELEHKSFRRIAQVGKLEALVEKAEPVAPGDDLFAILKDRFERHEEAIRAAVEARSRERMKYLENTLNRRKESEIADLMAVLDDLTKSIRKELTDSGPQFVQLTLWPEEERNQLKRDIEALKARLARIPEEKKSEAAAVESRYADPTARTFPVAVVFLVPRSSTGKVRPT; this is encoded by the coding sequence ATGCCTGAGATATCACGATCCGATACAAACAAATATGTATGGAGCCGTTCAGTACCCGACCCCGGCCAACTCGTCGAGATCAGACGTCGTCAGTGGGTCGTGGGCGACGTCGAGGCATCCGCTTTCTCTTCGACGGGAAACGGGAAGCAGCACCTCGTCACTCTGGCCGCCCTCGACGAAGACTCCCTCGGTGAAAGCCTCCAAGTCCTGTGGGAATTGGAACCGGGGGCTCGCGTGCTGGAAAGAGCGGGACTACCGAAAATCACCGGTTGGGACGAAACGGAAAAACTGGAAGCGTTCCTCGACGCCGTTCGCTGGGGGGCCGCGACCAACGCGGACAGGTCTTTTCTGCAGTCACCGTTTCGAAGCGGGATCACCATCGAAGACTATCAACTCGATCCCCTCGTCCGCGCGATCGATATGGCTCGCGTCAATCTGTTGATAGCCGACGACGTCGGTTTGGGAAAGACCATCGAAGCGGGCTTGGTGATTCAGGAACTTCTGGTGCGCCACAGAGCGAGATCCGTCATGATCGTCTGCCCCGCAACTCTTCAGGTCAAATGGCGGATGGAGATGCAGGAGAAGTTCGGGCTCGAGTTCCGTATCGTAGATTCCGATTACGTCAAGACGCTTCGTCGGGAACGGGGAATCCACGCCAATCCGTGGACGTCTTTTCCGCGACTCATCTCCTCCATGGACTGGATAAAAGCCGGAGAGGGGCTGCGGCTGCTCAAGGACATTCTCCCTCCTCACGTGACCTATCCACGCAAGTTCGACATCCTCGTAGTGGACGAGGCCCACAACGTCGCGCCCGCGGCCGCGACCAGATACGCGCTGGAAAGCCAACGCACGCGACTGATCCGAACGTTGGCTCCCCATTTTTCCCATCGCCTGTTCTTGAGCGCGACACCTCACAACGGATATCAGGAATCGTTCACCTCCCTTCTGGAGCTTCTCGACGACCAACGTTTCGCCCGGACGGTGATGCCGGACGAAAGGCAACTCCATCGGGTCATGGTAAGACGAATGAAGAGCGACATCGTCGACGCCGACGGTGAACCGATCTTCCCGGTCCGACGGCTCCAGTGCCTGGAAATCGCCTATTCGGATGAAGAACGGGATATCCATCGCTTGCTGCGCGAATTCACGACCACGAGAGCCCACAGCGTCAAAGGAACACGGTACGAGTTCGGGACCGACTTCGTGCACATGCTGTTGAAAAAACGACTGTTTTCGTCTCCGATGGCTTTCGCCATCACCTTGGCTAAACACAGAGAGACGCTACTACGAGGTCGCCCCCGGACCGCCACGGCATTGGACGACCGAATACTCCGCAAGGCGATCGTTCGAAGCGAGGAGGAGTACTCGGACGAAGCGAAGGCGGAAGAGGCTCAGCTCGAAGCGGTCGAAGTGGCGAGCGAGATGGCCGTAGCGCTGGGTGAAACGGAACGTGCCATGCTCGACCGCCTCACCGAATGGGCCGAAAAACACAAGAACCGGGTGGACGCGAAAGCCAAGGCCATCCTCCACTGGCTCGACACCTATCTGAAACCTGACGGACACTGGAACGAAAAGAGAGTCATCCTCTTCACCGAATACCGCGCCACCCATGTCTGGCTCCATCAAATTCTCACGGCCAACGGGTTCGGAGGGGATCGTCTCGCCATCCTGCACGGAAGCATGCGCCCGGACGAACGCGAAGCCGTCAAGGCGGCCTTCCAGGCGAATCCCGATGTAGCCCCGGTTCGGATTCTGTTGGCGACCGACGCCGCTTCGGAAGGAATCGATCTTCAAAATCATTGCAACTACCTGATCCATATCGAGATTCCCTGGAATCCCAACGTCATGGAGCAGCGTAACGGCAGGATCGACCGTCACGGCCAGAGGCAGAAGGAAGTCTTCATCTGGCACCCGGTGAGCCAAGGCTTCGATCCTCGTGAAATATCCAGACACCGGAAGGTCGGCGAAATCGAAGGGGATCACGAGTACCTCATGAGGGCGGTCCTCAAGGTGGACACGATCCGGGAGGATTTGGGCAGCGTAGGCCCCGTCATCGCCAAACAGATAGAAGAGGCCATGCTCGGAAGACGGACGGGTTTGGACACCGGTGCCGCCGAGGCCAAGGCTGCGAAAGCGCGACGGTTCGTCGCTGCCGAGCGCAAGCTGCAGGAGAGAATCGCACGTCTACACGAGAAACTCGTGGAGGCGAAGAGAGATTTTCATCTCGATCCGGAAAACCTGCACCGTGCGGTCGAAATCGCCCTCGAACTTGCCGAGAAGCCGCCTCTGAAACCGGTTTCGTTGCCGGGCGTTCCCGATGGCAAGGCGTTCGAAGTGCCGGTGTTGCCCGGTTCGTGGGGACGGGCGACCGTCGGGCTCGAACATCCACACACGGGAGTACGACGCCCCATTACCTTCGACCACGAAGTGGCGAAGGGACGTGACGACGTGGTTCTGGTCCACCTCGAACACAAGCTGGTCCAGATGAGCCTCCGCCTGCTGCGCGAGGAAATTTGGAAGCTGGACGACGTCAAGTCGCTACATCGAGTCACCGTTCGAGCGGTTCCCGACGAGGAACTCGATCGGCCTACAGTGGCCATCTGGTCGCGCCTGGTCATCACTGGCGGCGGGCATCATCGGCTCCACGAGGAATTGACTCTCTCCGGCGGCGAACTGGAACACAAGTCTTTCAGAAGGATCGCCCAGGTGGGCAAACTCGAAGCTCTCGTCGAAAAGGCGGAGCCTGTCGCTCCCGGCGACGATCTTTTCGCGATCCTGAAGGACCGATTCGAAAGACACGAGGAAGCGATCCGGGCGGCCGTGGAAGCGCGCTCTCGGGAGCGCATGAAGTATCTGGAAAACACGTTGAATCGCAGAAAGGAAAGCGAGATCGCCGATCTCATGGCCGTTCTCGACGATCTGACGAAAAGCATCCGGAAAGAACTGACCGACTCGGGACCGCAATTCGTGCAATTGACGCTCTGGCCCGAGGAAGAACGCAACCAGTTGAAGAGGGATATCGAGGCGTTGAAAGCCAGGCTCGCCCGTATCCCCGAAGAGAAGAAAAGCGAGGCTGCCGCCGTCGAAAGCCGCTATGCCGACCCCACTGCCAGAACGTTCCCCGTGGCGGTCGTTTTCCTCGTTCCTCGCTCCTCGACCGGAAAGGTACGACCGACATGA